One window from the genome of Cryptomeria japonica chromosome 6, Sugi_1.0, whole genome shotgun sequence encodes:
- the LOC131080076 gene encoding G-type lectin S-receptor-like serine/threonine-protein kinase At2g19130 translates to MDRCLKYHSVLKCLKRFLFVLVMFVLCNLFVAAGDTLSLGASLRGKQTITSKNGTFELGFFNPNGTNNWYAGIWYAQIPVKTIIWVANRETPITDMPGVVTLSSTGYLTVSEMQGKVIWSSNDTQQAKASRASILDTGNFVLLGEQNTSETVWESFAHPTDHFMPTMKLWKGLKVNSWKSSVDPAPGPFFLQMNPSPGKKDFLLQYKNGVSYYSSGDWTGKYYSTMPQAVSDTSFEQELVEFSPTRLYYSYDLTPKVRSTTMVRNVLNFKGELTVYYLINNAWSLVYYSPVLDCVVYGLCGAYGVCSKQQNIQSCSCMDGFKPRNATLWRSQEWWSSGCVRHSPLNCSSVNGTGSSSTTEGFLQVSDKSLADQEAVQYTQESTLQGCKTTCLKNCSCTAFAFNNSNSAVCKLWFGDLLGMQATSEGQPFFIRLAASDVAQLSANRGRSSRRVVALFISIPLGVAVLSSLLIGAWFLQRRRRTLLEKGKYEDASKSLITFTYKEMKIATNSFAHKLGKGAFGSVFKGTLPDNTLVAVKRLEGSAQAEKEFRAEISTIGNIQHVNLVRLRGFCVDGSERMLVYEYMQNGSLNSFLSGKSREEDKVLDWKTRFGVALGTARGLLYLHEECRDHIIHCDIKPENILLDTDFSPKVADFGMAKLVGRDFSRVLTTTRGTRGYLAPEWLFGLPITVKVDVYSFGMTLLEIISGRRNSDLTVKESQYYFPTWAATEIDKGNMIGIVDERIANEADVEEVRRAAMVSILCIQNDESERPSMAQVVRILEGRSDGEVESYERSLQALVDDHST, encoded by the coding sequence ATGGATCGGTGCCTGAAGTATCACTCAGTACTCAAGTGTTTGAAACGCTTCCTTTTTGTTCTTGTTATGTTCGTTCTCTGCAATTTATTTGTTGCTGCTGGAGACACCCTCTCTCTCGGGGCTTCTCTCAGGGGAAAGCAGACCATAACTTCAAAGAATGGTACGTTTGAATTGGGTTTTTTTAATCCCAATGGAACCAACAATTGGTATGCTGGCATCTGGTATGCTCAGATCCCTGTTAAGACCATTATTTGGGTGGCTAACAGAGAAACTCCCATCACAGACATGCCCGGAGTTGTCACGCTCTCTTCAACTGGTTATCTCACTGTCTCTGAAATGCAAGGAAAAGTCATTTGGTCGAGTAATGATACTCAGCAAGCCAAGGCATCTAGAGCTTCGATACTGGATACTGGTAATTTTGTTCTCTTGGGAGAACAAAACACTTCAGAGACTGTGTGGGAGAGTTTCGCACATCCCACAGATCATTTTATGCCTACCATGAAGCTTTGGAAAGGCTTGAAAGTGAACTCTTGGAAGAGTTCAGTAGATCCAGCTCCTGGGCCCTTCTTTCTCCAAATGAATCCATCCCCAGGAAAGAAAGACTTTTTGCTGCAGTATAAAAATGGTGTTTCATATTACAGCTCGGGAGACTGGACTGGGAAATATTACTCCACCATGCCGCAAGCAGTATCTGATACCTCATTTGAGCAGGAATTGGTAGAGTTTTCTCCGACAAGACTCTACTACTCATATGATCTTACGCCCAAAGTTCGTTCGACGACCATGGTGAGGAATGTTCTCAACTTTAAGGGCGAGCTAACAGTTTACTATTTGATTAATAATGCCTGGAGCCTGGTTTATTATTCGCCTGTGTTAGATTGTGTCGTGTATGGTCTATGCGGAGCTTATGGAGTGTGTTCCAAGCAACAAAACATTCAGTCATGCAGCTGTATGGATGGCTTCAAGCCAAGAAACGCTACTCTCTGGCGTTCTCAGGAGTGGTGGTCAAGCGGTTGTGTTCGGCATAGTCCATTAAACTGCTCCTCCGTCAATGGTACTGGCAGCAGCAGCACCACAGAGGGTTTCCTCCAAGTCAGTGATAAGTCCTTGGCCGATCAAGAAGCTGTTCAATATACGCAAGAGTCGACTCTACAAGGATGCAAAACTACTTGTCTCAAAAATTGTTCCTGCACTGCCTTTGCTTTCAATAACTCAAATTCTGCTGTTTGTAAATTGTGGTTTGGTGATCTGTTGGGCATGCAGGCTACTTCTGAAGGCCAACCCTTCTTCATTCGATTGGCTGCTTCTGATGTTGCACAGTTGTCAGCTAACAGAGGAAGAAGCAGCAGAAGAGTAGTTGCACTCTTCATTTCAATTCCTTTGGGCGTTGCTGTTTTGAGTAGTCTgttgattggagcatggtttttACAGCGCAGGCGTCGAACGCTGCTTGAGAAAGGCAAGTATGAAGACGCATCAAAATCGCTCATAACATTCACCTACAAGGAGATGAAAATTGCGACCAACAGTTTCGCCCATAAGTTGGGGAAAGGAGCATTTGGGTCTGTCTTCAAAGGTACTCTTCCAGACAATACACTTGTGGCCGTTAAAAGATTAGAGGGCTCCGCACAAGCAGAAAAGGAATTCCGTGCTGAAATAAGTACGATTGGAAACATACAACATGTGAATTTGGTGAGGCTCCGGGGATTCTGCGTGGATGGATCTGAAAGAATGCTTGTTTATGAGTACATGCAAAATGGGTCTCTCAACTCTTTCTTGTCCGGCAAATCCAGGGAAGAAGACAAGGTATTAGACTGGAAAACCAGATTTGGAGTCGCTTTGGGTACTGCAAGAGGGCTGCTTTATCTTCACGAAGAATGCAGAGATCACATCATCCATTGCGATATCAAGCCAGAAAATATTCTTCTAGATACGGATTTCTCTCCAAAAGTGGCTGATTTTGGTATGGCAAAGCTTGTTGGCAGAGATTTCAGCAGAGTTCTGACGACAACAAGAGGAACGAGAGGATATTTGGCTCCAGAGTGGCTCTTCGGCTTGCCAATAACAGTGAAGGTGGATGTGTACAGCTTCGGCATGACACTGCTCGAAATAATCTCTGGCCGACGAAATAGTGACTTGACCGTGAAGGAATCTCAATACTACTTCCCGACGTGGGCAGCAACTGAAATTGACAAGGGAAACATGATTGGCATTGTGGATGAAAGGATAGCAAACGAGGCggatgttgaagaggtgagaagagCAGCTATGGTAAGCATTCTTTGCATTCAAAACGATGAGAGTGAGAGGCCGAGCATGGCCCAAGTTGTTCGGATATTAGAAGGAAGATCAGATGGTGAGGTGGAATCATATGAGAGGTCCTTGCAAGCGCTCGTCGATGATCATTCAACATAA